The Candidatus Micrarchaeia archaeon DNA window TCAGGTCGGCGTACTGGGTTGAAGTGAGGCCTGGCTTGAACTGCTGGTCGAGCAGGAGTTTCTTCGTCTTTATGGTGTTGAGACTGGCAGCCTCTTCAGAGCCGAGGGCCTTCCCTTCTGCGAGGAAAATGTACACCGTGGCTTCCTTGGAAGCCTGGGAAACGTTGTCGTAAACCCCCAGGAGCGGAGCCACGGATTCGTTGAGCGATTTGACCATCGCCGAATATTCGACGATTGTGTCCTCAAGATTGGTGAAGTTGTTGGAGCCTATCATCTGCTCTATTTCCAGCTCCATCGCCTGCACAGTCTCGAGCTTGGAGCGTATGCTTGCGTTGTCCACGTACGCGAGCACCTCGGAAGTCCTGTTCTTCACCGTAACCGCGGGCAGCCTGGCCGTATCGTAGATTCCGGTGTAGTACAGCCTGCTGTCCTCGTTCTCGTCCGACTCAAGCCGTTCCTCGGTGTTCGAGTAGATTTTGTTCACCAGGGAAGGGTAGTTCGCAAGGGGCGCAACTTTTGCGGAGAGGTTGTTGAGCTTCCCCTCCGCGCGGGTGAGCGCCGCGTCATCCAAGTCAAGGTCCGGGCACAGGCCGTAGCACTTGGAGCACGACTCGCCGACCGAGGGTATGCGGAACATCGTGCTCTCTATCCTGCCCTTCGCGTCCTTGAGCGCAGGAACATCGGCCTTCATCTCCTCTATGGAGGAAATCGTGTTTTCCGAGTTCATGCTGCCGAACAGGTAGAATATGCGGGCCATGGTTATTTCAATCGTGTCGCTCCCGTTGGTGAAGTCTTTTATCGGCTGGAGGAACATGTCCGGGTCTCCGCATCCGGTGGCGTCCGCGTAGGCGGCGCATGCGAACGTCGCGGTCCTAAGGCAGGAGCTCGCGTTGGTGCACGGGAACATGTGGAGGAACAGCGCCTTCCTGCACGCGAACTCCTCCTGGCCCTTGAACCTTCCGCCGTTGTTCCTGCTGGCGTTGAACGTCAGGAAGTCGGTCTCGAGGCTCGCAGTCTCGTTCGGGCTCAGCGCGTATTTCTGCGTATAGTATTCTTTCAGCACCGCGGTCATTTCGCTCTTGTTGAGCACGAGCTCGTCTTCCTTCACCAGGAAGGTGGGCTCCTTGCTGATATTCATTATATAGTAGACACTATGGTTGAGGGTGAAAAACTCCTTGGAAACGCTTGCGTTCGTCTCGTTGGCGTAAAGGTAGTCAGAAACGTCGAAAGAATACGCCGCACCGGCCAATAACAGCAGGGAAAACAGTATGACTGGTCTCATGGCAGGCATTACTGATGTAATATTTAAAAATCGATGGGGGTTGTTTGGCCGGACGAGCCTCATGCAGGGCTACGCGGATTGGCTAGAACTCCCGCTTTATAACGTGCTGCGCGAGGTCCGTGAGCTCGCCGCTTTCCCTGGATGGCCGGAGCTCCCTTAGGAACGCGCTCGCTTCCTCCACGAACCTGAGTGCCCTGAGCCTCGCGTAGTTTATCGAATCGTATTTCCTGAAGGCCGAGACCACGTAATCTATCTTTTTCCTGTCCCGCGTCCGCGACAGCAGCATCGAGGAGAGCTTCTTCCTCTCCCCCGGGGTGGCATGCGACATCGCGTGTATGAACATCAGGCTCCTCTTCCCCTCTGTTATGTCCCCCCCTATCTCCTTCTTGTATTTCTCGAAATCCCCGGTGACGTTCAGTATGTCGTCCTGTATCTGGAACGCCACGCCGAGGGATTCGCCGAACATCCTGAATTTTTCCACTGTCCCGGAATCCGCGCCTGCGAGATACGCGCCTGCCTCGCAGCTCGCGCCCATGAGCGCGCCCGTCTTCCCGAGCACCATGGAAAAATACTCGTCTTCGGAAACGCTGGTTTTTCCTGTCCTGTACCATTCCAGCTCCACGCCCTGGCCCTCGACCACGCGCTGGAATGCGCGGCCTGATATGGACGCGATCTTCACCCTCTTCTCCAGCGGCATGTCCAGCTCCAGGAACCGGTTCCACACTAGTGTGTAAAGAGCGTCGCCGCTGTTGAGCGCTATCGGAATTCCGTGCGAGATGTGGAGCGTGGGCTTGCCCCTGCGGAAATGCGAATCGTCCTCGACATCGTCGTGTATGAGCGTGAAGTTATGGAAAAGCTCTATGAGCGCCGAAGCTTTCACGGCGTTCTTCTTATCCTTGCCGTCCAGGGCGCCGAAGGACAGCATCAGCAGCGCGGGCCGTATTCTCTTGCCGCCGCGGAATATGTACTCGTCCAGGAGGCCGTACACGCACCTTGGTTCTGCGGAGAGCACCTGGCGCATTTCCTCCTCTACCCGGCCTATGCTCTCGTTGACAAAGCCTGAGAACTCCATGGATTGAAGATAAGGCAGAAAATTATTAAATCGCTCACTTAGGCTCATTTCCCGTACGCGATACGGCGCTCGTAGCCGCACGGGATGCACCTGTATAGCACCCTCCCGCCACGCTTGTCGAAGGAAACCGAGACCGTGCTTCCGGGCCTCCAGAACGAGAAGCACTTCCTGCAGAAGGAGAGCTTCTGCGCTCTGGTGAGGCGCACCTTGTTTTTCCGCACTATGGAGAAGGCGAGGGCGCAGTAGCGCTTCGCCCTCGCAGGATTGCTCCTGAAGCATTCCCCGGCCTCGTTCAGAAGGATTGATATTCTCTCGGCGCTTATCGCTTTCACCAGGTTCTTCTCCTTTGGGCGCATACATTGGATTATCCGCAAATGTTTTAATAGCTGGAGTGGAAAATTGTGCGGTGATGCTCTGGACGCAGGAGGATTCTTTGATTACTATTTCGTAAAGCCGATTTTGGAGCACGAAGGCTACAATTCAGTCAACACGCTCACCTACGCAGTCATAGCGATAGCTGCGGTTTTCCTCGCGTACAGGTTCTTCCAGGAGAGCAAGATAAGGGTGGACAGGCAGTTCGTGCTCAACACGCTCCCGTTCGTGCTTTTCGGCTCCACGGTGCGCGTCGTGACCGACAGCATAGACACCGGAGTTATGAAACCAGATAACCTGCTTTACTCTTGGATACTGGATTCGCACATATACGATTACGGGTTCCTTACCAGCAGCCCGGGCATTTACCTGGTGACTGCCGCGCTGTTCTTCCTTTCCCTGGGAGTTGGGAAATGGCTCAAGGACCAAAAGATAATAGGGTACATAGGGATTGCGCTTTGGCTTCCGCACCTGCTGCTCTTGCTGCCCATGATGAATTACGCGATGTTCGCAATACCGGTTCTCGCGCTTGCGGCAATTCCGGCGTTCCTCGCGTGGAAATACTTCAAGAGCGGCCTGCTCGCCGGCATTGTGGGCGCGCACGCGCTTGACGGGGCCGCAACTTTCTTCGTGATAGACTATTTCGGGAAAATGACCGGAAGAAATTATTTTGAGCAGCACGTGCTCCCTTCTTTCATAGGGGAAACTTTCGGGAGCTTCTTCCCGTTTTATTTAATCAAGGTTGCAGTAGCGTTTATTGCCGCGTGGTTCATAGCGAACGAGAAGGACGCTAATGAAGGGGAAAAGACGTTCATAGCGCTCCTTCTGATAATAATCGGGCTTGCGCCCGGGCTGCGGGATTTGCTCAGGATGATGGTGGGTGCTTAGATGCTTTCGCTCATAGGCCTGGGAATTTCCGGGGACTTGACGCTTCGCGGCCTGGACGCAGCGAAAAGGAGCGACGAGGCTTACGCTGAAATGCACACCGGGATTCTGCAGGACGGATGGCTAAAGAGAATGGAGAGGACTATTGGGAAGAAGATATCTATTTTGGAGCGTGAAAAGCTCGAGAGCGATTTCATATCGGAAAGGGCGAAGGACAGGGACGTTGCGCTGCTCGTTCCAGGAGACCCGCTTGCAGCTACTACCCACTATACGCACGTGCAGGACGCGAAAAAGGCCGGAGTTGAAGTGAGCGTGGTGCACAATTCATCAATTTTCACTGCGGCTCCGGGAAAGTGCGGGTTGCAGCATTACAAATTCGGGAAAACCGCTACGCTCGCGTACTGGAGGAAGAATTACGAGCCAACGAGCGCGCTTGAAATTGTCGGGCAGAACCAGGAGAGGGGGCTTCATACGCTCCTTCTGCTGGACCTGGACAAGGCGCTGGGCCCTATGGGCGCGAAAACCGCGTTTATTCAAATTAAGAAAATTGAGGGGAAGCTTGGGGGAAAAATAGTTGACAAATTGGTCGTGCTGAGCCGGGTGGGCTGGGAAGACGAGAAAATTTCCTACGGGAAAATGCGCGAGCTTGAGAAAAAGAACCTGGGGAAGCCGCCTTTCTGCTTCATAATTCCCGGGAAACTGCACTTCGCAGAAGAGGAGAATCTGGAGGAGCTGCGGATGCACAAAATTTCGTAAATTTTGTGCGCATTTGTAAATGAGAACCGCAGTTCGAATTTACAAATACAATTAAAAACTATTTAACATTAATTTCAATATTAGTGAAAGATAGCGGTTGATTCGCCTGTTCGGCGAATCCAAGCGTCATCTGAGAGATTGAAAGTGCATGAATCAGCAAGGAGGTATCAAGGAAGAAGGGGGCGAGCAACTGCGTTCTTCTAAGAAGCCCCCTGTCTGCAGGGATGGCGGAGCCCGGTCAAACGCGCCAGACTCAAGGTCCAATAGATAGGAAATCTGGTGTCCTAGCGGCTGCGAAGGTTCA harbors:
- the dph5 gene encoding diphthine synthase — encoded protein: MLSLIGLGISGDLTLRGLDAAKRSDEAYAEMHTGILQDGWLKRMERTIGKKISILEREKLESDFISERAKDRDVALLVPGDPLAATTHYTHVQDAKKAGVEVSVVHNSSIFTAAPGKCGLQHYKFGKTATLAYWRKNYEPTSALEIVGQNQERGLHTLLLLDLDKALGPMGAKTAFIQIKKIEGKLGGKIVDKLVVLSRVGWEDEKISYGKMRELEKKNLGKPPFCFIIPGKLHFAEEENLEELRMHKIS
- a CDS encoding DUF63 family protein, producing the protein MCGDALDAGGFFDYYFVKPILEHEGYNSVNTLTYAVIAIAAVFLAYRFFQESKIRVDRQFVLNTLPFVLFGSTVRVVTDSIDTGVMKPDNLLYSWILDSHIYDYGFLTSSPGIYLVTAALFFLSLGVGKWLKDQKIIGYIGIALWLPHLLLLLPMMNYAMFAIPVLALAAIPAFLAWKYFKSGLLAGIVGAHALDGAATFFVIDYFGKMTGRNYFEQHVLPSFIGETFGSFFPFYLIKVAVAFIAAWFIANEKDANEGEKTFIALLLIIIGLAPGLRDLLRMMVGA
- a CDS encoding polyprenyl synthetase family protein, whose product is MEFSGFVNESIGRVEEEMRQVLSAEPRCVYGLLDEYIFRGGKRIRPALLMLSFGALDGKDKKNAVKASALIELFHNFTLIHDDVEDDSHFRRGKPTLHISHGIPIALNSGDALYTLVWNRFLELDMPLEKRVKIASISGRAFQRVVEGQGVELEWYRTGKTSVSEDEYFSMVLGKTGALMGASCEAGAYLAGADSGTVEKFRMFGESLGVAFQIQDDILNVTGDFEKYKKEIGGDITEGKRSLMFIHAMSHATPGERKKLSSMLLSRTRDRKKIDYVVSAFRKYDSINYARLRALRFVEEASAFLRELRPSRESGELTDLAQHVIKREF
- a CDS encoding ribonuclease P, whose protein sequence is MRPKEKNLVKAISAERISILLNEAGECFRSNPARAKRYCALAFSIVRKNKVRLTRAQKLSFCRKCFSFWRPGSTVSVSFDKRGGRVLYRCIPCGYERRIAYGK